Genomic DNA from Penaeus chinensis breed Huanghai No. 1 chromosome 21, ASM1920278v2, whole genome shotgun sequence:
CATAAACTTCGATTAGATCTTGGTGATACTGAGAGACAACTTGACTTTCTCAAAGATGATCTGAAACATAAATGTAGCTTACTAACAAGGTATGAAAATGAATTAAAGGATTTAAGAACATCTGAAGCAGTTAACCAGGAAGTTCTAGGTGAAAGAGACATTCGCATATCAAATCTTGAGCAAACTGTTGATGAATTAAAGTCATCTTTAAACAAACATCAAGAGGAAGGTAAGACCAAAGATACATCAATAAACATGTTGAAGGAAGAAAAACTGAAGCTTGAGGTGAGACTTGCTGCAGCAagtaatgagaagaaagaagtagatgaTGCTATTATCAAAGTAAGAGAGGACATGACAAAACTTTCCTCCAGCTTCTATAGAATGAAGCATGATCTGGCAGCCAAGGACCGGCAGATTGAAGTACAtaagaaagaggcagaagaacTCTTGAAAGCAAGAACACaattagagaaaaaatatgaagctTTAGAAAAGAAGACCagtgaagatgaggagaaaaagaaacttGTAAAGGATATGAGTGAgctgaaacaagaaataaaagagttGTCATCTGCCAGAGAAAAGGCAGAATCAGAGCAAATTGGTATGAAACAAGTTCTGAAATCTctagaaatagagaagaagggtTTGGGCGAGGCGGTTCGATTGCGGGAGGAGCAAATCCAAAATATGCAGGGAAGTGTAGAAAACTATAGAGAAGCTATCCTCAAGAAGGATGAGGAGCTGTATGTGGCTCATGAACAAAACTCATCCCTTGAGAAGACCTACATAGAGTTACGCAGACAGTGGGAATCTTTAAAGGAAGAGACTTTGGCCTTAAGACAAGAGTCAGAAGCATATATGGAACATGAGAAgctgcagaagagagagaaagctgaacTCAAGGAGAGTATACAGAAGGAAAGGAAGCTAAAACAGAATATGGAAAGGAAGATTGAGAGTCTCGTTAAGTTGcatgaggaagaaaaggcaaaaatCTTGTCAGAGaagcaaaataatgaaaaaactgTTGCTGAACTGACTAAGGCACTCCAAAttgaaaaggatgaaagaaacaaGATAGCTGAAAAGAAGGAAGTTATTGAGCAAACACACAGTGCATTGTTAAAAGAACTTCAGTTGTTAAAGAATGAAAAGAGTCAGTTACAGGGTAaactaaatgaagaaataaaagaattagaTGATAAGCTCACTAGATctcaaaaggaaaaagaggacatTATAACCTCCTTAAAGACACAGCTAGATACCATCTCGAAAACCCACCAGGACACAAAGAAAAACCTTGCACATTtgcaagaggagaaagacagaagtgTTAGAGAGCTCACAAATAAGTTACAGATGAAAATTGGAGAATTGGATACCATGAAGAAGTCCCATACTGATGCACAGTCACTAATATCAAGAATAAATCAGGAGAAAAATAGATTAAATGAACAAGTCACTCAGCTCCTGGCTGAGAACACTCACCTGAAGAAAACACCCACTGTGAATGCAACTTTAGTGAAGGACTCTGCAGCTGCAAATGAACACAAGGAAGGAGGCAAAAAGAAGGGTGGAAAGAATATAGATAATCTACAAAAAGAAATCTCAGTATTGCAAGCCAAAGTTCGTGAGAATGACACAAAGCTGAAGGATGTCTTGAAGCAGAAGGAAGGTTTAGAGTCTACCATGAAAAGTACCAAGAAAGAAAACTTATTAATGAGAGCAAAAATGAAAGAGTTTGAGTCTCTTAAGTCAAAATGCAAGGAGTTGGAAGCTTGTAAAGAGAAGCTGAAAGACTATGAAGTCTTTAACCTGAAGCTTAAAGatttagaaacaaaaatagagaatCAAGAGAAAGATATAACCACTCTGAATTCTTCCTTGAATGAAACATCTGGTCAAAATAGCattctaaaagagagagaagatgagctCTGCCTAAGGATAGATGTCttgaataaggagaaagaagatctTCAACAAAAAATCTCTAACCTTGAGGAACTTAACCAGCAGTCTCATGAGAATATTACGCATTATCAAGTACAACTAAAGCATGCAGAAGCTGAGAAAGAGGAGTGGATGGCTAAATTTGAAAGCTTAAGAGATTGCATTCCTGAACGAGACACAAGCACCCAACCAGCAGTGCAGTTAGGGTTCTCAGGGAGGGGAAATAGTGCCGACCAGACATTCAGTAAAAACCAAGAGAGACTTGGCATGTCAGCAATGGACCATGATAGTACTCAAGGTCTCGTACCAGGAGCACCCATGAACAACCTTGGTTACCTTTGCCAACCTCCACATGCAACAGTGACAAATGGCACACAATTTGATAAAACCATGGCAGATTTGCAGGCTCAGGTAAATTTAACATCCAAAGCTTTGCAAGACAAGGAGAAGCAAATTCAGAACCTTCAACACAGACTGAGCATTTTTAAAGAAGACGAAGCAAGAGCTCCTTGTCTCAGTTCCTCATCAGTTAACTCTCAGGTAGCAGTTGAATCTGTGTTGGAGGATTCAGTTCCAGAATCAGTTTATAAGAAAAAGATTCATGACCTCCTTCAAAAGATAGAACAACTGCGGGTATCTGGGGAGACTGAAGTTTGCAATAGCAACTCTGGAAAAAATGCAGAAAACAATAGTTCAGAAATACAAATGATGACAGCTAAAGTCAAGAGCCTGGAGTGTGCAGCTGAATCCAAAAATAGTGAGTTAGAGGAAGTCAAAACAAAAATGGCAGTTATGACCAAAGAGTTCCAGGAAAAACAAAGACGATATGAGTCAAATGTCCGACTCTTAACCAGGAAGCTGAAAGAACACATGAAGGGACGCAAGTCAGCAGAGAAGGAGATGCAGACGCAGGCTGAAGACCACCAACGTATACTGAATGAGGAGCAACAGAGATATTCTGTGCTGAGATGCAGGTAAACTGATATTCATCAAATGTATTATCATGGAGACATGAGTTACAATGTAAGTTGTACTAGAAGAATTTTCATCcataatttccttttatttttgaaatcttattttcactgtcattatcatctttatattaagAAAACTGTCATTTCAATATTTGTTCAGATACATAGAGCTTGAAGGTCGTAGTGAGTCATTGGAGGGTCAAGTGGCCAGTCTAGAGAGCGAAGTGGAAGAAGTACGCGGAGCTCTGGAAAGGTCTCGTCAGGAGGCCTATGATCATCACAACAATACCTTAGAGCTGCAGAAGGAGATTGGCAGACTTCAGGGTAAGTACTGAATACAGTTATACAGTTATTGTTTGTTTAAGggtttttgttaaaaaaaaaaaaaaaaaaaaattgtgcaaaTATAAGTTTAGTTGtaatatgtatgatttttttgtatGATATTTTATTGTTAAAGCTGGAATGTAAGGTATGCTAGAAAGATTTTGAAAAATGACAATTTAATCATCTAAGATAGATAACTGATATTTTCTAAAAATATGATAGAGATATGTATCCTGGGTCTCAAATTTTAAATTACAATACAGATTACCATATCTGAGATAGCTTGTAAAAGTTACCTGTGCACATTGAAGCcatgaaagaaaataactttaGAGTTTGTCATGGCTTCTGTTCAGAGTAGCATGagaatatacttttttattatatagatCTTGGGAAATAGATACTGTATGCAACTTTCTGCTCATTGTCAACAGAACTTGGGAAGACTTCAGACAACCTACGCCAAGATGTCCTGAGCCTTAAAGAAACTGTTGTTCAGAGGGACCAACAACTTAAAAAAATGGAACTGGAATTGAGATTAGGACAAGAAGAGCTCCAGAAGGCCCAGTCTTCTTCAAATACTCTCAGTGAGAAGATGGCAATAAAGCAGTCAGAGTTAGATGATGTCAGGCGTTTGGTATGTATTTGTAACTTCATCCCTTTTAgagttatatttgttgtttttgtactttgttattgttgtattttgttaCTGCTACATTTACTTGTCTGGTGTAGGTTTCTATGAAACACTGTTTTGTGATTGGTTCTTTTAtatgcatgttttcttttctgatttcAGAAAGAGCAGTTAGAGACCAAGATCCAAACCTTGAGTGAGACGCTAAAGTCAAAGGAACAGGATCTCTCAGGTGCAGAAGCACAGATAACAGAATTGGAAAGTAAAAATGCCAAGCTTCAAAACAGTGTGAGGGAAATAGAAAGCAGAACACAACAGATATCTTCTGAAATgcagaaagtgaaagaagaaaagctTTTGTTAACAAATGAACTACAAAACACGAAGACGCAGCTCCAAGACTCAATAGCCAAAATTGCAGCTTTTGAGAGCCAGATCATGGTATGTTTTATATCCAAACTGCTGTGAGTTTAGACTGAAGATATTTTCAAAAGTATAATGTGAGTTTAGACTGAAGATATAAACAAAATCTGCTGTGAGGGGATATAGTTCCATGTGTTCACAGTTTGTTGAATGGGAAAAATACTttatttttgtggtttttttatcatgtgattatttttttcatgtgaaaCAGGTGGTGGAAGGCCAACTGAAGGCAAGCTCTGAAGAAGTGAATCAGATCAGAGAACAGCTGGATGCCAAGGTTGCCTCCCACCAAATAACAGTAGAGCAACTGGAGCAGAGTGTTGCTCGTGCCAGACAGGAGGTCGCAGCTCTTACTGCTCAGCTTAGCCAGGTGCAGCGGGAAAGAGTCAGCTATCAGACGCAAGCAGTGGAATTGCGTACAGCCTTGCACACAGCTTTAGGGCAACTCAAAGTAAGTCTGAAATATGTCCCATGTATCAATTACCTGATACAGACTTTTGCTTGTTTTATTGAGCTAGATCATCAATTTAGAATGGCCTTATGAAAGATGTTTGGTATCTCATTAAATTTGCTTTTTGTTTGGAAAGTGTATGAGGATATATGAGTGTGGTTTCAACCTCTCACAGTTGATATCTTACCagaaatttatattattaaaatttgatatataatttgatattgttactactacacTTTATAACAAATGTATATTTCTACATAAAGATTTGATTATGATGTAGAGCTTAAAAGCTGCTTTATGGGATCACAGAATTTTTCAAAAGTCGCTTGCCATTTTGCAGAttcaaaaagcagagagagaagcccAGGAAGCTGAAGAATCAACCATCAGCTCAGAGGCGGGGgtgatcccctccccctcccctcttgacCTCACGTCTCTCACTCAGCTTATGGAAAGATCTGCCCGTCCGCCCCAATCCACATTGCCGCTCACTAGTCTAGAGActtgcctttcctccctcaaGCAGGAAGTAGCTATACTTCAGACACAGTTGCATAACAA
This window encodes:
- the LOC125036350 gene encoding nucleoprotein TPR-like isoform X1 is translated as METGGLRADKDTGTCYSDGLGNLSSKADSQVFDLVIDPLTDFKGEEILNFSSSPQESYNLILPEKRQESPDASLSTPDSESTEISLSLSQNEDKQKGLFPLSSTLPSTQNLLDGLIDSHLWSSDVSLANDSFVDGASGASKGVGGSSNPRRLVVAEVHRFGCHPPCAGSPHDLASCPVAAASVTHDACQYQDCNPKLRLNTKNEADPLKVLSEASSALALTETLIGPLRIPPVSQEVLDQVLCTMEKKTIKQVSAANGGSPVVNAVTEKTSDLHPYSFTEPVNTKDIPTGKLLGSLQSVLQPKVHQLSTTKLQTFSHAGNGYPDDVQIKSIASADIQAGVTEPLRQISVVSLPEEQRRSEQLVRKNSRVITVPVGMSDHGPVEVYREVHQYPAGAITTTVEKRSYIGQSESEHRPLSGPAKRKCRSRKLKQKRADHHASQSSVASGSSVGTSVASGSTLISQSSSELTPVSRSQASSSKTSLNDARSDAAGPITRPVLSAAIMQMRQALEHVSNASDNHSDKSSGGAELSSNFSDTSSNLSTLSDLSGYEDEYIRIKRLVSDAVIPPDDYKKLVNKANSKSATSKPVPVVDYEKIIRDLQAQKEDLEIQLHRLSIQVQNAVREKELYQQQLELMQTKITETNQKQYFEVLKQRANLEGQLEMLKQELENTVYEKNQLQSKISEALKESEASKDAASVAKDAESRMSARLQKYEEANKNLEENLRNAEEKIQRVSKDYDNSQSLIKNHISKNEQLEIRISQFMDAETNMKAELEGLKARLSQVQEDCEVKTKAQIQAETAANKSAMELQKSNASSLWYQEQLQIAQVARAKLQQDLLDTKSSLAKITSEKDTLEITVQTMKREAEDGQARAVREKASLVAHLEALQADMAEREALVSQLERDRGSDTKLMEDRRQRLEQDRQRIHKLRLDLGDTERQLDFLKDDLKHKCSLLTRYENELKDLRTSEAVNQEVLGERDIRISNLEQTVDELKSSLNKHQEEGKTKDTSINMLKEEKLKLEVRLAAASNEKKEVDDAIIKVREDMTKLSSSFYRMKHDLAAKDRQIEVHKKEAEELLKARTQLEKKYEALEKKTSEDEEKKKLVKDMSELKQEIKELSSAREKAESEQIGMKQVLKSLEIEKKGLGEAVRLREEQIQNMQGSVENYREAILKKDEELYVAHEQNSSLEKTYIELRRQWESLKEETLALRQESEAYMEHEKLQKREKAELKESIQKERKLKQNMERKIESLVKLHEEEKAKILSEKQNNEKTVAELTKALQIEKDERNKIAEKKEVIEQTHSALLKELQLLKNEKSQLQGKLNEEIKELDDKLTRSQKEKEDIITSLKTQLDTISKTHQDTKKNLAHLQEEKDRSVRELTNKLQMKIGELDTMKKSHTDAQSLISRINQEKNRLNEQVTQLLAENTHLKKTPTVNATLVKDSAAANEHKEGGKKKGGKNIDNLQKEISVLQAKVRENDTKLKDVLKQKEGLESTMKSTKKENLLMRAKMKEFESLKSKCKELEACKEKLKDYEVFNLKLKDLETKIENQEKDITTLNSSLNETSGQNSILKEREDELCLRIDVLNKEKEDLQQKISNLEELNQQSHENITHYQVQLKHAEAEKEEWMAKFESLRDCIPERDTSTQPAVQLGFSGRGNSADQTFSKNQERLGMSAMDHDSTQGLVPGAPMNNLGYLCQPPHATVTNGTQFDKTMADLQAQVNLTSKALQDKEKQIQNLQHRLSIFKEDEARAPCLSSSSVNSQVAVESVLEDSVPESVYKKKIHDLLQKIEQLRVSGETEVCNSNSGKNAENNSSEIQMMTAKVKSLECAAESKNSELEEVKTKMAVMTKEFQEKQRRYESNVRLLTRKLKEHMKGRKSAEKEMQTQAEDHQRILNEEQQRYSVLRCRYIELEGRSESLEGQVASLESEVEEVRGALERSRQEAYDHHNNTLELQKEIGRLQELGKTSDNLRQDVLSLKETVVQRDQQLKKMELELRLGQEELQKAQSSSNTLSEKMAIKQSELDDVRRLKEQLETKIQTLSETLKSKEQDLSGAEAQITELESKNAKLQNSVREIESRTQQISSEMQKVKEEKLLLTNELQNTKTQLQDSIAKIAAFESQIMVVEGQLKASSEEVNQIREQLDAKVASHQITVEQLEQSVARARQEVAALTAQLSQVQRERVSYQTQAVELRTALHTALGQLKIQKAEREAQEAEESTISSEAGVIPSPSPLDLTSLTQLMERSARPPQSTLPLTSLETCLSSLKQEVAILQTQLHNKQEALARESMLDTADDPVEEGKEPVPVQKPVDDTNQSKVHDI
- the LOC125036350 gene encoding golgin subfamily A member 3-like isoform X2 → MEKKTIKQVSAANGGSPVVNAVTEKTSDLHPYSFTEPVNTKDIPTGKLLGSLQSVLQPKVHQLSTTKLQTFSHAGNGYPDDVQIKSIASADIQAGVTEPLRQISVVSLPEEQRRSEQLVRKNSRVITVPVGMSDHGPVEVYREVHQYPAGAITTTVEKRSYIGQSESEHRPLSGPAKRKCRSRKLKQKRADHHASQSSVASGSSVGTSVASGSTLISQSSSELTPVSRSQASSSKTSLNDARSDAAGPITRPVLSAAIMQMRQALEHVSNASDNHSDKSSGGAELSSNFSDTSSNLSTLSDLSGYEDEYIRIKRLVSDAVIPPDDYKKLVNKANSKSATSKPVPVVDYEKIIRDLQAQKEDLEIQLHRLSIQVQNAVREKELYQQQLELMQTKITETNQKQYFEVLKQRANLEGQLEMLKQELENTVYEKNQLQSKISEALKESEASKDAASVAKDAESRMSARLQKYEEANKNLEENLRNAEEKIQRVSKDYDNSQSLIKNHISKNEQLEIRISQFMDAETNMKAELEGLKARLSQVQEDCEVKTKAQIQAETAANKSAMELQKSNASSLWYQEQLQIAQVARAKLQQDLLDTKSSLAKITSEKDTLEITVQTMKREAEDGQARAVREKASLVAHLEALQADMAEREALVSQLERDRGSDTKLMEDRRQRLEQDRQRIHKLRLDLGDTERQLDFLKDDLKHKCSLLTRYENELKDLRTSEAVNQEVLGERDIRISNLEQTVDELKSSLNKHQEEGKTKDTSINMLKEEKLKLEVRLAAASNEKKEVDDAIIKVREDMTKLSSSFYRMKHDLAAKDRQIEVHKKEAEELLKARTQLEKKYEALEKKTSEDEEKKKLVKDMSELKQEIKELSSAREKAESEQIGMKQVLKSLEIEKKGLGEAVRLREEQIQNMQGSVENYREAILKKDEELYVAHEQNSSLEKTYIELRRQWESLKEETLALRQESEAYMEHEKLQKREKAELKESIQKERKLKQNMERKIESLVKLHEEEKAKILSEKQNNEKTVAELTKALQIEKDERNKIAEKKEVIEQTHSALLKELQLLKNEKSQLQGKLNEEIKELDDKLTRSQKEKEDIITSLKTQLDTISKTHQDTKKNLAHLQEEKDRSVRELTNKLQMKIGELDTMKKSHTDAQSLISRINQEKNRLNEQVTQLLAENTHLKKTPTVNATLVKDSAAANEHKEGGKKKGGKNIDNLQKEISVLQAKVRENDTKLKDVLKQKEGLESTMKSTKKENLLMRAKMKEFESLKSKCKELEACKEKLKDYEVFNLKLKDLETKIENQEKDITTLNSSLNETSGQNSILKEREDELCLRIDVLNKEKEDLQQKISNLEELNQQSHENITHYQVQLKHAEAEKEEWMAKFESLRDCIPERDTSTQPAVQLGFSGRGNSADQTFSKNQERLGMSAMDHDSTQGLVPGAPMNNLGYLCQPPHATVTNGTQFDKTMADLQAQVNLTSKALQDKEKQIQNLQHRLSIFKEDEARAPCLSSSSVNSQVAVESVLEDSVPESVYKKKIHDLLQKIEQLRVSGETEVCNSNSGKNAENNSSEIQMMTAKVKSLECAAESKNSELEEVKTKMAVMTKEFQEKQRRYESNVRLLTRKLKEHMKGRKSAEKEMQTQAEDHQRILNEEQQRYSVLRCRYIELEGRSESLEGQVASLESEVEEVRGALERSRQEAYDHHNNTLELQKEIGRLQELGKTSDNLRQDVLSLKETVVQRDQQLKKMELELRLGQEELQKAQSSSNTLSEKMAIKQSELDDVRRLKEQLETKIQTLSETLKSKEQDLSGAEAQITELESKNAKLQNSVREIESRTQQISSEMQKVKEEKLLLTNELQNTKTQLQDSIAKIAAFESQIMVVEGQLKASSEEVNQIREQLDAKVASHQITVEQLEQSVARARQEVAALTAQLSQVQRERVSYQTQAVELRTALHTALGQLKIQKAEREAQEAEESTISSEAGVIPSPSPLDLTSLTQLMERSARPPQSTLPLTSLETCLSSLKQEVAILQTQLHNKQEALARESMLDTADDPVEEGKEPVPVQKPVDDTNQSKVHDI